AAGAACTCTTATCTTTGTGAATTAAAATATTAAGCTCTTAATTTAATTTTGTTTCTCTTCATAAAAATTAACCATAACAACCAAAAAACAAAAGTTACACCTAAAGCTGCATAAATTGCTGGCATTGGATTATCTAAATTTGAAATAGAACCGGCATAGGCAATAACACATAAATAAGGGATTGTCCCTAAAGACCAAGCAAAAAAGAATCTTTTAAAAGACATTTTACAAGTTCCTGCTAAACATGACGAGATTTCAGGAAGCATAGGAACAGCTCTTGAAAGAATTAAAACTAAAACACCATATTTATTAAATAGCTCTGTCATCTCCATCTTTTGTTGCTCATCACTTGAAAGTTTATCAAGAATCTTTTTACCATGTTTTCTTGATAATAAATATCCTGTAATTGAAGCAGAAAAAAGACCTATAAAAGTATAAAGTACAGCTAACTCAAAACCAATAAAATATCCTGCTAAAATAATTATTGTCATAGTTGGAACAGCAATAAATAAATCTACAAAAAGAAGTAATACTATTAATCCACCTAAAATATATGAAGGCTGAGATTTTAAAGTTGCAAATATCTCTTTTATATCTTGAACTGTCAATACTCCACTAAATTTTATTATCAGAAGTGTAGCTGTAAAAATAGTAGCTAAAATTAAAATAGATTTTATTAATAGTTTCATTATAACTTTTTACTTAGCTTGAAGCTAACCAAATTCCTATTCCTATCATCATAATTCCAGCAATTTTATTAATCAATCTTACATTATTACTATTTTGTAAAAGTCTTCTTAGAGTATTTCCACCTGTTGCATATATAATTAAACACATAAACTCTAATAATAAAATAATTGCAAGTAATACAGAAAGTTGTGGTGCTAATTCTAAATTTTTATCAATAAAAGGAGGTAATAAAGCGATAAAAAAAGCCCACCCTTTTGGATTTGCTATTGCAGTTAAAAAACCTTGTAATGCTAAACTTTTTTTAGAAACATTAAAACTACACTCATCAAGGTTTATGGCCATTTTCCCTTTTGACATCCACATTTGAATACCTAAATAGATTAAATAAGCTCCACCACCATACTTTAGAACTAAAAATATTGTTGGATATTTTAACATTATTGTAGCTACTCCAATTACCGAAGCACTTGCTACAAGACCAACACCAATTAATTCACCATACATCATAAAAAATGTTCTTTTAAGTCCAATACTCATTCCCATACTAAGAGCAAGAGTCATACACATTCCTGGTGTAATTGAAACAATAAAAAAAGTTGGAATAAATACAGCAAGAAGTGTCAAATTTAGCAGATCAAACAGGGGTTCTCCTTTTAAATAAATGAATTATATAAAAAAGGAGTATTTTTTTTGTTTAAGACTTGATATTAAGTCTATTTTTTATGAAAATAGGTTTTTAAAGAAACTTAAAAATCCTTTCTTCTCTTCAACTAACATATTATATGCTTCATTTATTGAACCTACTCTCTTTGCAGCAAAAAGTAAAATTGCAACATTTAGCTTAGCTAATTTCATAGTCTCTTTATCTGGATTTTGAATAAAAGCAATAGCTTGTTCTAGTGTGATATTTTCAAATTTTCTAGTATAGTTTATATTTAACTGTTTTAAATCAACACTTTTCTCTTCAATTTTCCCATTTTCTTTAACCCAATATTTAAAGTTAGAGAAAACTTCAGGTGTACCTTCATTTCCTTTTAATACTAAAAAGTTTTTATAATTACTTGCAAATAAAGTTGTATATTTCTCTACATAAGGTTTATGAAAAGCTGAAGTAATCGCGTATTTTGAATTTGCAGGATTTAATAGTTTTTCTGTTGTATTAAAAACTGTTCTCATATATAGTTTTTTTCTAAGTTCAGTTAAATCAGATAACTCTTTAAAGTAATCTTTTCTATCAAAAAAATGTATATTATCTTCTAATTCTATATTTGTAGCAATATCTTTTACTGTAAGCCCCTCTTTTGCAGGTTGACAATAATCACCACTAATTACAATATCTAAAGGCTTGATTTGGTTGTTTTTCTCAAAAAACTCTTTTAATATCTTTCCATATAAAGGGAAAAGATATGGCTGATTTGTTTTACCATCATATGAAAATCCTAACTCAATTGATTCAGGAATATTATCTCTTTTTATATATTTCTCAAAAGCTTGTAAACAACCTGCTAACTCATCTTCACTCTCTAGCTTTACTCTTAAAAGCATTAAAAAAGCTGCAGCTTGTTCATTTTCACACTTTTGTTCTAAAATCCCTTGAATTGCCTCTATTATCTCTT
This sequence is a window from Halarcobacter bivalviorum. Protein-coding genes within it:
- a CDS encoding VTT domain-containing protein; protein product: MKLLIKSILILATIFTATLLIIKFSGVLTVQDIKEIFATLKSQPSYILGGLIVLLLFVDLFIAVPTMTIIILAGYFIGFELAVLYTFIGLFSASITGYLLSRKHGKKILDKLSSDEQQKMEMTELFNKYGVLVLILSRAVPMLPEISSCLAGTCKMSFKRFFFAWSLGTIPYLCVIAYAGSISNLDNPMPAIYAALGVTFVFWLLWLIFMKRNKIKLRA
- a CDS encoding glycosyl transferase, which encodes MNFFKYIKAVGTGPKSNRDLTKEEIIEAIQGILEQKCENEQAAAFLMLLRVKLESEDELAGCLQAFEKYIKRDNIPESIELGFSYDGKTNQPYLFPLYGKILKEFFEKNNQIKPLDIVISGDYCQPAKEGLTVKDIATNIELEDNIHFFDRKDYFKELSDLTELRKKLYMRTVFNTTEKLLNPANSKYAITSAFHKPYVEKYTTLFASNYKNFLVLKGNEGTPEVFSNFKYWVKENGKIEEKSVDLKQLNINYTRKFENITLEQAIAFIQNPDKETMKLAKLNVAILLFAAKRVGSINEAYNMLVEEKKGFLSFFKNLFS
- a CDS encoding LysE family translocator; amino-acid sequence: MTLLAVFIPTFFIVSITPGMCMTLALSMGMSIGLKRTFFMMYGELIGVGLVASASVIGVATIMLKYPTIFLVLKYGGGAYLIYLGIQMWMSKGKMAINLDECSFNVSKKSLALQGFLTAIANPKGWAFFIALLPPFIDKNLELAPQLSVLLAIILLLEFMCLIIYATGGNTLRRLLQNSNNVRLINKIAGIMMIGIGIWLASS